A part of Andrena cerasifolii isolate SP2316 chromosome 10, iyAndCera1_principal, whole genome shotgun sequence genomic DNA contains:
- the LOC143374191 gene encoding trypsin-1-like, with translation MFLHLSLFSLLAIVAANTVPTPELSGEKIAHGHEVSIEEVPHQVFLHSSDGIDCGGSIISDRWVITAAQCIPKDPDFITVRAGSAAKWSGGSVHVVAQTIVHKNYTVNADRVPINDVALLEIRPPFQLDKTRQPIPMFEANEMAYPGINATISGWGVSGNGPKLEVLQAVQLPIISKKACDDFYDDTVLPEKKICAGLPLAEKGPCKGDQGGPVTIWKRLAGVMSWSNGCGSTGYPSVHTEVAAFNEWISSNTGLTS, from the exons ATGTTCCTGCATCTGAGTCTGTTCTCACTGCTGGCCATCGTGGCAG CGAACACAGTGCCGACGCCGGAGCTCTCCGGAGAAAAAATAGCGCACGGCCATGAAGTGAGCATTGAGGAAGTGCCGCACCAGGTGTTCCTGCACTCCTCCGACGGGATTGACTGCGGCGGTAGCATCATCTCGGATCGGTGGGTGATCACTGCCGCCCAGTGTATTCCGAAAGACCCGGATTTTATCACCGTGCGAGCCGGGTCCGCGGCGAAATGGTCCGGCGGCAGCGTCCACGTGGTAGCGCAGACCATAGTGCACAAAAATTACACCGTCAACGCGGACAGGGTGCCTATCAACGACGTGGCCCTCCTCGAGATACGCCCCCCGTTCCAGCTGGACAAAACCCGCCAGCCGATCCCCATGTTCGAGGCAAACGAGATGGCCTACCCCGGAATCAACGCCACGATCTCGGGATGGGGAGTCAGCGGTAACGGTCCGAAGTTGGAGGTCCTCCAGGCAGTGCAGCTGCCGATCATCTCTAAGAAGGCCTGCGACGACTTCTACGACGACACCGTACTCCCGGAGAAAAAGATCTGCGCGGGGTTGCCCCTGGCTGAGAAGGGCCCCTGCAAAGGAGACCAAGGCGGCCCAGTGACGATCTGGAAACGCTTGGCCGGGGTCATGTCTTGGTCCAACGGCTGCGGCAGCACGGGATACCCCAGCGTTCACACCGAAGTGGCTGCTTTCAACGAGTGGATCTCTTCCAATACCGGATTGACTTCATGA